DNA from Paraburkholderia sp. BL10I2N1:
CAATACGTACCACGAAGGTTTCGTTTTCCACGCTGCCTGCGAAACCGGTTCGCTGAACGCCTTCGCGGCGATCGGCTGTTCGGCTGCAGAGAGCACGCGGGTCAGCGTTTGCGGCACGTCAGCGGCAAAGTCGCTGTGATAGGCAGCCGGGTCGAACCACAGAAAACCGCCGTCATCCGGTTTCATGGCGGCGCCCGCGGGTGCTGACGGCCCATGTTTGAGCGGATCCGCCGTCGATTCACCGACATCCGGCGCAATCGCCGCCACGTACACGAGGCCGACGACGTTGGGCGCGTCCGCGCCCGCTTCGGTAATCACGGTGCCGCCCCACGAATGACCGACGAGGATCGTCGGACCAGTTTGCCGGGCCAGCACGCGCCGGGTGGCGGCGACGTCGTCGGCGAGCGATGTCAGCGGGTTTTGCACCGCGCTCACGTGATAGCCCTTCTTCTGCAGCAAATCGATGACGGGATTCCAGCTCGAACCGTCGACGAATGCGCCGTGGACGAGCACGACATTGCGCACGGGCTCCGAGCTGGATGCAGGTTGCGGCGCGGATGGCGCCGCCGTCTGCGCGCCTGCAGCGGCAGCGAGCAGGGAGAAACCGAGGAGGGCGGCGCGGATCAGGTGTTTCGGCGACATGGTTTCCCCACTGGCAGGAACTGGAATGACGACCTTACCGAACCGCGAGCAGTGTGACAACCGGTATCTGCGTGGCATCTCCCCGGCATCGACTGCGATGCCGGGCGCGGGCGACTGTGTCTCGCGCGTTGCCCCGGGGCGGAGGGGCCGACGGGGTAAAATCGCTGGTTTTGCCGGGCCATGCGAGGAGCCTGTTCCGGTGATCGACATCCATACCAACGGGGCGCAAGATCTTGACTAGTCCACCGCAGCACGACGGCCTGAAGCGAGGCCTGAAAAACCGTCATATCCAGTTGATCGCGCTGGGCGGCGCGATCGGCACCGGCCTCTTTCTCGGCTCGGCCAGCGTGTTGAAGGCAGCCGGCCCGTCGATGATTCTCGGCTATGCGATCGGTGGCTTCATCGCGTTCCTGATTATGCGGCAGCTTGGCGAGATGGTCGCTCAGGAGCCCGTCGCCGGCTCGTTCAGCCATTTTGCGTACAAATACTGGGGCGATTTCCCGGGCTTCCTGTCGGGCTGGAATTACTGGGTGCTGTATGTGCTCGTGAGCATGGCAGAACTGACCGCAGTGGGTACCTATGTGCACTACTGGTGGCCCGGCGTGCCGACGTGGGTGTCGGCGCTGGTGTGCTTTGTCGGCATCAACGCGATCAACCTTGCCAACGTGAAGGCGTACGGCGAAACCGAGTTCTGGTTCGCGATCATCAAGGTGGCGGCGGTGATCGGCATGATCCTGTTCGGCGGCTATCTGCTGGTCAGCGGTCAGGGCGGCCCGCAGGCGTCGATTACCAACCTCTGGCGCGACGGCAGCTTCTTTCCGCATGGTTTCCACGGCCTCTTCATGATGCTCGCCGTGATCATGTTCTCGTTCGGCGGTCTGGAACTGATTGGCATCACCGCAGCGGAAGCCGACGACCCGCAGAGGAGCATCCCCAAGGCCGTGAATCAGGTGATCTACCGGATCC
Protein-coding regions in this window:
- a CDS encoding alpha/beta hydrolase yields the protein MSPKHLIRAALLGFSLLAAAAGAQTAAPSAPQPASSSEPVRNVVLVHGAFVDGSSWNPVIDLLQKKGYHVSAVQNPLTSLADDVAATRRVLARQTGPTILVGHSWGGTVITEAGADAPNVVGLVYVAAIAPDVGESTADPLKHGPSAPAGAAMKPDDGGFLWFDPAAYHSDFAADVPQTLTRVLSAAEQPIAAKAFSEPVSQAAWKTKPSWYVLTTNDRAVEPETQQWMAQRIGATIVKVPSSHLAPVSHAAEVAAVIDQAAKARSGQ
- a CDS encoding amino acid permease, whose translation is MTSPPQHDGLKRGLKNRHIQLIALGGAIGTGLFLGSASVLKAAGPSMILGYAIGGFIAFLIMRQLGEMVAQEPVAGSFSHFAYKYWGDFPGFLSGWNYWVLYVLVSMAELTAVGTYVHYWWPGVPTWVSALVCFVGINAINLANVKAYGETEFWFAIIKVAAVIGMILFGGYLLVSGQGGPQASITNLWRDGSFFPHGFHGLFMMLAVIMFSFGGLELIGITAAEADDPQRSIPKAVNQVIYRILIFYICSLAVLLSLYPWNQVASGGSPFVMIFSQIGAGLTADVLNVVVLTAALSVYNSGVYANSRMLYGLAEQGNAPRALLKVDRRGVPYMAIGLSALATFTCVIVNYLIPAEALGVLMALVVAALVINWALISLTHLRSRKAMIEEGQTLVFKSLWYPVSNWICLAFMAMILVILVMTPGLSVSVWLVPVWLLVMWAGYMAKRRSAAKLARVG